In the genome of candidate division KSB1 bacterium, one region contains:
- the rplV gene encoding 50S ribosomal protein L22, producing MEARAVARYVRMSPRKVRRVIDLVRGKEVDAALNALHFLRKRAALPIEKTLRSAVANMLNNRDAKKVDETNLYVKTAFVDGGFTMKRFRAGSMGRASRVRKRTCHITIVVSEYQPSETVSNA from the coding sequence ATGGAAGCAAGAGCGGTGGCTCGATATGTTCGTATGTCTCCCCGCAAAGTCCGTCGCGTGATCGATCTGGTGCGCGGCAAAGAAGTGGACGCGGCGTTGAACGCCTTGCATTTTCTGCGCAAACGCGCCGCGTTGCCGATCGAGAAAACCCTGCGGTCGGCGGTGGCGAACATGCTGAACAATCGTGACGCGAAAAAAGTCGATGAAACCAATCTTTATGTCAAAACCGCATTCGTCGACGGCGGTTTTACCATGAAGCGGTTCCGCGCCGGTTCCATGGGCCGCGCTTCACGCGTTCGCAAGCGCACGTGTCATATTACCATCGTCGTTTCCGAATACCAACCATCAGAAACAGTCAGTAACGCTTAG
- the rpsQ gene encoding 30S ribosomal protein S17, giving the protein MTDVATTVQEKKESGRAQRKTKIGKVISDKMQKSVVVSVERLVKHPLYGKYVKKTSTFMAHDENNDAKEGDTVLIMETRPLSARKRWRLVEILERAK; this is encoded by the coding sequence ATGACCGACGTGGCAACGACTGTACAAGAGAAAAAAGAATCCGGCCGGGCGCAACGCAAGACCAAGATTGGAAAAGTCATCAGCGATAAAATGCAAAAGAGCGTGGTGGTGAGCGTCGAACGGCTGGTGAAACATCCGCTGTACGGCAAATATGTCAAGAAAACCTCTACCTTCATGGCGCACGATGAAAACAACGACGCGAAAGAAGGCGACACCGTGTTGATCATGGAAACACGTCCGTTGAGCGCAAGAAAACGCTGGCGATTGGTGGAAATTTTAGAACGGGCAAAGTAA
- the rplP gene encoding 50S ribosomal protein L16 gives MLMPKRVKFRKQQRGRMKGKAQRGAHIAFGEYGLKALEPAWVTARQIEAARVALTRAIKRGGRVWIRIFPDKPFTEKPAETRMGKGKGNPEYWVAVIKPGRIMFELGGVDETTAREALRLAAHKLPIRTRFVSVTDFGK, from the coding sequence ATGTTGATGCCAAAACGCGTCAAGTTCCGCAAACAGCAGCGTGGCCGCATGAAGGGCAAAGCCCAACGCGGCGCTCACATCGCGTTTGGAGAATATGGTTTGAAGGCGCTGGAGCCGGCGTGGGTGACGGCGCGGCAAATTGAAGCGGCGCGGGTGGCGCTGACGCGCGCCATCAAGCGCGGCGGCCGCGTGTGGATTCGCATTTTTCCTGACAAGCCGTTTACGGAGAAGCCGGCGGAAACCCGCATGGGAAAAGGGAAAGGCAATCCGGAATATTGGGTGGCGGTGATCAAGCCGGGCCGCATTATGTTCGAGCTGGGTGGCGTGGATGAGACGACGGCGCGTGAAGCCCTGCGCTTGGCGGCGCACAAGCTGCCGATTCGCACGCGCTTTGTGAGTGTGACGGATTTTGGAAAGTAA
- the rplX gene encoding 50S ribosomal protein L24, with protein sequence MYIRKNDQVLVISGNHSGKKGRVLKIYPEKNRLIVEGVNLIKRHMRPTQRNPQGGIVEKEGAIHASNVMLVCPKCNTPSRVNFQIRSTEGKASRQRTRICKNCGEMILAAKG encoded by the coding sequence ATGTACATTCGCAAGAACGATCAAGTTTTGGTCATATCGGGTAATCACAGCGGCAAAAAGGGGCGCGTGCTCAAAATTTACCCGGAAAAAAACCGCCTGATCGTGGAAGGTGTCAATCTGATTAAACGCCACATGCGGCCAACGCAGCGCAATCCGCAAGGCGGCATTGTTGAAAAGGAGGGCGCGATTCATGCGTCGAATGTGATGTTGGTCTGCCCGAAGTGCAACACGCCGTCGCGCGTCAATTTTCAAATCCGTTCCACGGAAGGCAAGGCCTCGCGCCAGCGCACGCGCATTTGCAAAAATTGCGGTGAAATGATTTTGGCGGCGAAAGGATAA
- the rplN gene encoding 50S ribosomal protein L14, translating into MIQEYTRLNVADNTGAKKVMCVRVLGSSRRRYGTVGDTVVVVVKTALAGGSLKKGDLSHAVIVRTTRPIRRPDGSYIRFDDNAAVLIDANKEPKGTRIFGPVARELRDRQYMKIISLAPEVL; encoded by the coding sequence ATGATTCAAGAATATACACGACTCAACGTCGCGGATAACACCGGCGCGAAGAAAGTCATGTGTGTCCGCGTTTTGGGCAGCAGCCGGCGGCGTTACGGCACGGTGGGCGACACGGTGGTGGTCGTCGTCAAGACGGCGTTGGCCGGCGGCTCATTGAAAAAAGGTGATCTCAGCCACGCTGTGATTGTGCGGACGACACGCCCGATTCGGCGCCCAGACGGCTCGTACATTCGGTTTGATGATAACGCGGCCGTCTTGATCGATGCCAACAAAGAACCCAAGGGCACGCGAATTTTTGGCCCGGTGGCGCGCGAGCTGCGCGACCGGCAATACATGAAAATTATTTCGCTGGCGCCGGAAGTGTTGTGA
- the rplB gene encoding 50S ribosomal protein L2, with amino-acid sequence MGIRTFRPLTPSLRFTAIPTFEEITKTKPERALTEPLPKSGGRNNLGKTTSRFRGGGHKRRYRRIDFKRDKHNVPAKVAAIEYDPNRTARIALLHYLDGEKRYILAPIGLNVGDTVMAGENADFRVGNALPLKNMPIGATVHNVELRLGRGGQIGRSAGALIQLMGREGDYAQLRLPSGEMRRVRAECYATIGQVGNLEHENISLGKAGRNRWRGWRPHVRGVAMNPVDHPMGGGEGKSSGGRHPTSPWGQKAKGLKTRKKRKPSSKYIISKRTK; translated from the coding sequence ATGGGCATTAGAACTTTTCGTCCTTTAACGCCGAGTCTGCGCTTCACCGCCATTCCGACGTTCGAGGAAATCACCAAAACGAAGCCGGAGCGGGCGCTGACCGAGCCGCTGCCCAAGAGCGGTGGCCGCAATAATCTCGGCAAAACCACCTCGCGCTTTCGCGGCGGAGGCCACAAGCGCCGGTATCGTCGCATTGATTTCAAGCGCGACAAACACAACGTGCCGGCGAAAGTGGCGGCGATTGAATACGACCCGAACCGCACGGCGCGCATCGCCTTGCTGCATTACCTCGACGGTGAGAAGCGTTATATTCTCGCACCGATCGGTTTGAATGTGGGCGACACGGTGATGGCCGGTGAGAACGCGGACTTTCGAGTGGGCAACGCCCTGCCGTTGAAGAATATGCCGATCGGTGCGACGGTGCACAACGTCGAGTTGCGTCTGGGCCGCGGCGGACAGATTGGCCGCAGCGCCGGCGCGTTGATTCAGTTGATGGGCCGCGAAGGCGACTACGCGCAGTTACGTCTGCCTTCCGGGGAAATGCGCCGCGTTCGCGCCGAATGTTACGCGACGATTGGGCAGGTTGGCAATCTCGAGCATGAAAACATTTCGCTCGGCAAAGCCGGCCGCAATCGCTGGAGGGGGTGGCGTCCGCATGTGCGCGGCGTCGCGATGAATCCGGTTGATCATCCCATGGGTGGTGGCGAAGGTAAAAGCTCCGGTGGACGGCATCCGACCTCGCCATGGGGACAAAAGGCCAAGGGTTTGAAGACGCGCAAAAAGCGCAAGCCGTCGAGCAAATACATTATCTCCAAACGGACGAAATAG
- the rpmC gene encoding 50S ribosomal protein L29, with protein sequence MKIHELKELPPKELEHRLKDLMQEYQNFRFQHATRQLDNPLRLRYVRRDIARIKTLLKEYQSGKRQPRQAAV encoded by the coding sequence ATGAAGATACACGAACTCAAAGAACTCCCGCCCAAAGAGCTGGAGCATCGCTTGAAAGATTTGATGCAAGAGTATCAAAACTTCCGTTTCCAACACGCGACGCGGCAATTGGACAATCCTTTGCGTTTGCGTTACGTGCGCCGCGATATTGCGCGGATCAAAACGCTCTTGAAGGAATATCAAAGCGGCAAGCGGCAACCGCGCCAGGCCGCGGTGTAA
- the rpsS gene encoding 30S ribosomal protein S19: MPRSVKKGPYVDANLLKRIQQMNSRNEKRVVKTWARRSMVIPDFVGHTLAVHNGNKFIPVYISENMVGHKLGEFAPTRIFRGHAGKATAEKTAVKAVAAAAPAPKSA, encoded by the coding sequence ATGCCACGTAGCGTAAAAAAAGGCCCTTATGTCGACGCCAATCTGTTGAAGCGCATTCAGCAGATGAACAGCCGCAACGAAAAGCGTGTTGTGAAAACCTGGGCGCGCCGGTCGATGGTGATTCCGGATTTTGTCGGCCATACGTTGGCGGTGCATAACGGCAATAAATTCATCCCGGTTTACATCAGCGAAAACATGGTCGGCCACAAGCTGGGCGAGTTCGCGCCGACCCGCATTTTTCGCGGCCATGCCGGCAAAGCGACAGCGGAAAAAACCGCGGTCAAGGCCGTCGCCGCCGCAGCGCCGGCACCAAAGTCAGCTTGA